Below is a window of Zygotorulaspora mrakii chromosome 3, complete sequence DNA.
GGTTAAATTACAGGGTAATAAGTgaaaaatgtaaatattTAGAGCCAAAAGAGTTTATGTGTATGAAAAGTATATACTGACCGAACGAAACTACTCGGATTCTTTCTGTAGTGTTAGAAGAGCATCGGATAGATCTTTGATTAGATCTTTTGCGTTCTCGCAACCAATAGAGACCCTGATCAGAGTTTGATCGATCTGTGGATCCGTCATTGCTCTCCATTCCACTAAAGATTCAATGCCTCCCAAAGAGGTTGCGTGGTGGAAATACTTTAGCAAACGTGGGAGTTTCTGACACTGCTCCTTGCTATTGAGAGATATGGAAAATACGGGGCAGAATCCACCTTTCAATTGCCTTTTAACAAAATCCTCAGTTTGCAAAGACGAATGagtgatatttttcaagactTTTCCATAAAAGTGTTTATTCTTGTACAAATATGCAACAATCTCAGTAGCATTTGAGGATTGTTTTATCACTCTCATCTCATAGGTTCTTAAGGACCTTAACAGTAAAAAACTTTCTAAATTTGGGATGTTAGTGCCCAGATAGATTCTATCTTCCCTCAATTGCTTCGCGATTTGATCATCCTTAACCACTAAAACACCACTTAAAAGGTCTGAATGTCCTCCAAAGTATTTGGTAGCGGAATGCATGACAACATCCGGACCAAATTCCCAGGCATCTTGTAAGGGAGGAGGTGCAAATGTAGAATCTATGATGACCAAAGCACCCCTTGAGTGTGCGCTCTCTACAAACTTTTTTATGTCAAGGGAGGTTCCAAATGGATTCATTGGTGACTCCAAGTGAACAATATCTCCTCTACAAGCTCTTGCATCAATATCTTCTAGCGAATACGATTCCACTCCATAATTCCTCGATAGAATCTTGACAATAGAACGGCAACCATGATAGCACTGAGATAAGAATACTCTCTTAGGATTGTAATGAACCATTGCAGCGAAAAATGCCGCTAATCCTGATGAGTACACAACAGCGTGTCCCGTCAAGATCTCAGAGAAAACGCTTTCAAGTCTTGTACTGTTAGGATGGGCTAACCTCGAGTACACAGGTGTCTTGTccagaaaatcaaaactttCACGTTCGTTCCATGGAATTAAGTCATTATCGTCGTAACGAAAAGTGGTACTGACATTAATAGGTGGCGCCACATCAGTGACTCTATTATCTTTGTCATCCCCATGGATTAAAACTGTAGCCAATTCCACCATCACAAAACCTGTATTATGGCGATGATTCAGCTAGTGATACCACAACTGCTTCTGTATAATAACTGATTTTACTCCTATTCACGCATGTTCGCACATTAGTTTCACGCcgtgatattttcaaatacgaTCCTTATCTCTACAACACGAACAGGCGAAGGAAATCCATTCGTCAGTGCCACAAGATATTTCACAAGAGGACACCAGAGTTATTGACGTCGACATAAAAGTAGCCGCTATTAGTAATAGTCAATACTTGCTATAAAAGTGGTTTATATGGCTAGACTTCTActgagaaaaatttcaaccATGGAACCAATTGCCAGTTCATCAGCCATCGACTTCCCGCAGGAGTTCGTAAAGTTTTTAAATGAGGCACATTCTCCATATCATACTGTACATGTTATGAAAAGGCAATTACTTGAGAATGGTTTCAAGGAGCTACAAGAGTCGAAGACATGGGCAAGATCCCTTCATGCTGATGGCAAATATTTCGTCACAAGAAATAACTCATCAATTATTGCCTTCAGCGTAGGTGGAAAGTTTTCACCAGGGAATCCAATTGCCATCATTGGTGGCCATACTGACTCACCAACATTGAGAGTCAAAccaatatcaaaaagaacaaatgaaaagtattCTCAGGTAGGTGTAGAATGTTACGGCGGAGGTATCTGGCATTCGTGGTTCGATTCAGATCTATCTGTTGCAGGGAGAGTGTTTGTGAAAACTGCAGATGGAGGATCTGAAGCAAAACTCGTTGATTTAAAAAGGCCCTTATTGAAGATTCCCACTTTAGCCATTCATTTGGACAGGGAAgtcaatcaaaaatttgagttCAACAAAGAAACTCAATTGCTACCAGTTTCTGGGATGGCAGACCTTGATTTGTctgacaaaaaaaaagctgtaGATGATGAGCCATTCTCTTCATTGAAATCTATAGTGCAAAGACATAATGAAGACTTTCTGGATCTCATTGCTCAAAAACTAGATTTGAAATCCGTTTCTGAGATTGAGGATTTCGAACTGATTTTGTACGATTTTGCTGCTTCTACCTTGGGTGGAGTTCGTGACGAATTTGTATTTTCAGGAAGACTTGATAATTTGACATCCTGTTTCACCGGTCTCCATGGGTTATTATTATCAAGTGATGAAAGTCTTGCTGCTGAGACTGGTATTAGGTTATTGGCATGCTTTGATCACGAGGAAGTTGGATCATCGTCTGCTCAAGGTGCCGActccaattttttgccCAACATCATTGAAAGATTAAGCTCCGCGGTCTCATACACGACTACAGATGATAAATTGAAAggtaaaaattttcttctcgAAACTTATGCGAAATCATTCTTTCTATCCTCTGACGTTGCTCATGCTGTGCATCCAAATTATGCAGGTAAACACGAGTCCCAACACAAGCCAGTCATTGGCGCAGGACCGGTTATAAAGATAAACGCCAATCAGCGCTATATGACAAATTCTCCTGGCTTGGTTTTGTTAAAAAAAGTAGCTGATAGTGCCAATGTTCCTCTACAATTATTCGTAGCCGCTAATAATTCACCCTGTGGCTCGACGATAGGCCCCATTCTCGCATCAAAAACAGGTATAAGGACTCTAGATATCGGAAATCCAATTCTCAGTATGCATTCAATTAGAGAAACGGGTGGTTCTGCCGATTTAAAATATCAAATCGATCTATTTAAagaattcttgaaacaGTATAGCGTTCTATCCGAGAAGATAAATGTTTAATGTAAAtatattgttattatttttttatcgaGTTTTGTAGCTATAACGTGGACTGCAAAATGCCAGTCACGTATTTGGAAAGCGCATCAAGTCGAATATGAATTAGAAACTGAAATTTGAAGCACAAGGCGAAGAGGTAAACAAGGATAGCTCACTGCTTGAAATCCATTATTGATGGATTCGGAGGAGGGGgaagatgattttttcattagtGCAGCTACTATCGAAGATGATATCTACTTACAAGACACCGTTTATATTGAATCTAAATCTCCAGTGAAAATACGCGAAATATCAGAAAACAGGGTGGGGCAAGTATCAAAGCCTGAACGGGCTGAATCAGATAATGAAAAGTCATCCACCTCAGACGAGGAGAGCTTATGTGAGAGTAATATTCAGATAGTGGACCCACCGCAGGATATCAAAACAGCTACAATATCACCCAGAAAACGGCAAAGTCGACGTAGAGGTCCCAGAGGCAGACAATTTCGTTCAGATAGTGATTCGGACAAGAGTTACAGATCTGAAAACTCTCAATCACCAGAACCAAGACCGAAGCGTCAAAAGTCATCAAGTACCGTGGCAAGCCTCCTAGAACCTGATGAGAATGAAGAGTTTTTCAATGAGATAGCGAAGGAAACTACAGCTCGATCATTTGAAACCAGAAAAATCAACTCTGaacagttgaaaagaatttaCAATATACGATTTTTGTCGAAATTGGATGGTACAATAAACAAAACGGTACAAGTTAAAGTTCTGGGTAAGTATGAGCTTTCAAGCATTTTACCCACAGTTTTGGAGAGACTTGTAAAGAAGTTTGAAATACCAGATGTAATGAGAAATATTTACGCAGCAGAAAATGTATCTTTATACTGGAATAATGCAAAGTTACTGAAGTTCATGACATGTAACTCATTGGGCGTTGCTCAAACGGTAAAGgatgaaatatcaaatataGATATCCTTATGGTACCAAAGGAATAcgaatcaaaatttgaagaggACATTAGAATTCAACTGTTGAAGGAGGAAGCTGAAGCGGCGAAAGAAGCTCTTCGCAGAAAAAACAATCATGAAATTAGCACTAGTAATTTTAAAGATCAGCTTACAGGCGATATTGACGAGTTTGAAAGGGAGCTGAAGAATTCTGAGGATATCAAAAACTCCCATTTATTTTCCAACCAAGACATTGAAGTTGAGTGCATAAATTTAGATAGTGATGATCATGATGAGTTGATTAAGGTTGCATTAGTGGGAGATGACAATAAGAAACTATACGTTAATGTCAGAACATCCACTTATATCTGCAAAATTGTAGAATATTATAAAGAACATAAAGATGTACCCGAAAACGCTGTAATTAAATTAGTGTTCGATCATGAAGAGCTTGATCAGTCACAAACTGTTGGACAGCAAGATttggaagatgaagatatgATAGAAGTAGTGGTTATCTGATCTAGCGGTCACAAAGAGATGCGAACACTTTGTAggaaataaaaagaatgctTCTTTTCGCATTGTTGTAATGTTAAATTACCCATATACCTATGGAGGTGGTCGTCATCATAGTTCTGGAATTCATCACGCCATCAATAATATTGATTAAAAGCAGCAAGTAGACATGATATGCCTTGATACGACCCTTGTTGCTCTCCTTTTAACGTAGAAGGAATGCTTACTTGTAGGAATTACTGCTGATTTATATCCGAGAGAAAGATGATTCAAACTGTTCAAATTTCTCATAACCCAAAAACATAAAAGTgaattttaaaaatgaGAAGGATATGGGATCACAGTgtgaactttttgaaaaacagtCTCTTCTAAATATATAGAAACAATCGAGTGATATAGACCATATTAAGTCCTGAAACCACTCATCGGGACCTATGATTACGTCGACTGCTCACTAACCCTATACTTGAGGAATCTGACAACGAGAGAGCTTACGACATGAGATAAGAAGGAGCAAATGTCCTAAAGATTATATGAGATTGGAAATGTGGTATAGTGCCTGCCGGAATTATGAGTTGATGACAGtatgaatttttcactcatCGCTCTCACTTATGACTCAATAGATGCAGAATGTCAGGCATAAATActgacatttttttcggATATTAATCTACattcaattagttttatttcaatttatgatataggaaatcAAGAACTTATAgatctctataattgagCATCATAATACTAtcatctgttgaaatataaatcgatattgtaagatatattaaagagatgacttataagcatcagaaataagacaattggtccgtaaaacaaaataatcGAAGTCAGAcgaagccctaacagaatgtcaatcgatactggaaagatatcggatgacactctatcgcgagacgtttacaactcaggagtctgactacgaaggagtctatggaatgaacacgaaatagtagttgtactgtggattctatgggactagaaatggtgtgatgacgatgaaaattcttcactcgtcgtcctctcttatggttcaataggtgcgaaatattaggtataaatactgacgtattttccagatattaatccaagttcaattagttttatctcaattcatgatatagaaaaccaaggaattatatatctctataattgaatatcacagtatcatcatcaatgtcaaaccaagttactatcgacaaagctgaagaaaacattctttccaaatatcatcaatgtctcAACAAGTTACTATTGACAATTTCAAGGAAAACTTCCTttccaaaaagaagttgaCTTACTCTTAGAATAAGTTGCCTGTTGATTCTAGACCGGAACGATAGTACGATGCGTCAGATAGACGTCCAAGCATATGTATAAAGACTGAAGAAATCTTTCTAGCAGTCGTAAATTAAACAGCCTTGTTGGCGCAATCGGTAGCGCGTGTGACTCTTAATCACAAGGTTAGGGGTTCGAGCCCCCTACAGGGCTAtaatttttaatattttaCTCTGGCTACCCGCTGCAAGGAGGCGACTTATGATTCCTCCTAATAACTTCATTATACttattatatttattttttaaatagGACACTTCTAAAAGTGCCAATGCTAATTAATTTTTAAAGCAGTTCCTGCAGATTCAGTTGCCAATTTGTCGAACAACGTTGGCTTTGGTTTGAGGTCATCTTCAAGTAGGTTCGTTCCTTTAACAATCTTAAAAGCACCTGTACCAATTGACATAGTTTGACCCAAAATGATACATTCGGAGACACCCTCCActgcatcttttttcatgtaGAAGGCAGCATCGAAAAGGTGGTCCGTtgtcttttcaaaagaggCTAGTTGCAGAACGGAATCTCTCATTTTACTTAATCCGAACCTAGTAATACCCAAAACTTCACCTTTGTATGTCATGACGTCACCCAAAAGTTGGATATGACGGGGATCAACACTCATACCATGATTGCTCATTGTATAATTGATCTCACCAGTAATACTGGCTCTTGCAGCTTCAATACCCAAAACGCTGAACACTTCGAGCACATGATTTGTGACAGTTTTGGTACCAATGACACCATCAGTCGACATGACTTCCCTCAAGCCATAACCTTCTACTAAAAGTTCTCTTTTAGAATCATCACGAACGTTGATGACAGCTCTTGAAATGTCTGGTAGACCTTTCACAACGATATCGGGAAGAGACCGACGCAGCTGTTGCATTCTGTAAAAAACATCGTTCTCTGTTGGCTCCTTGGCAGACGTCGAGATAGATTTGGCCTTATATCCCTCTGGAAAGACATTAATAGCAATCTTATCTTTGCCCAAAATGCTGACATCCGATGAAAGGATCTTTAGTTTTGGAGCCTTTGTGATTGCTactgcaatttcttctattGTAAGTTCTaattgtaatttttcaattgttgttAAATCAATTCGTACCTGTAAGAAGGAGAGATTATCATTGTAGACATCCTGAATGTAAAATGCAACATCTGACAATAACGTCTTCTCGATTCTTCCCTTAACCACTCTTGCAGCTCTTTCATCGTTATCATTAACAAGAACTGCGTTGATAATTGGTGTTGAGATGACTTTCGATGCATTGATAATTTCCTTGATACGAGGAACACCAAGCGTAACATTCATAGACGCGACACCAGCAAAATGGAAAGTTTTTAACGTCATCTGTGTACCGGGCTCACCAATGGATTGTGCACCAATAGCTCCTACCGCAGTACCTGGTTCTACTCTTGCCCTGAGGTACTTTAATAACGCAATTCTTAAGAATTCCTTAAGAGCTGCATTTGTTATCTTACATAGTTGATCGACCGAGTATCTAACTTCAATAGGCGCACCTTCATCTAAATCCACACTATCAAATTCTGCACCGGGTTCATCAAGCAAAGCTTTCAGTCCCCTCACTTTTCTAACTGCTGCAAGCGCATGAGCTTTTGCAGTAATGTATGTTTTCAAGGAgtgataaaaatttctctctgcatcattttgatcaatgTATTCTTCCAATccttcatcttttttggaaaCCAACATTCCAACATTATCGTATCTTAccaatttgttttcaagCGGTGCTAATATTCTATTAGTATTTTCTATAATTTGATAAGGAAGTAACCCTCGGTCTGTATTGTTAAATGTAATATTTGTTGCATGGTCCCAAGTCTTATTAAAGTTTACCGGTTGAGCATTGCCTTCCATTTCCATAGGATCTAAGCCGTCACCACCGTACGTGAATTGAACGAtaccatttgaagaagtaCGAACAGTATTATCGTACTGACATGATAAATCCTCTAAAGATTTCATTAATCTACGCGACATATAACCCGTTTCAGCGGTCTTGACTGCAGTATCAACTAAACCCTCACGACCAGAGATGgcatgaaataaaaattcTGGTGGGGACAAACCGGAAAAGAAGGAGTTTCTCACAAAACCTTTGGACTGAGGAGTTTTGGAGTTTTTTGGGAAATGAGGCAATGAACGATCCTGAAATCCATCAGGAACACGATTACCTGAAATAATTTGTTGCCCGACAACAGCAACCATTTGGGAAACATTAAGCGTGGAACCTTTAGAGCCACACGTAGCCATAATCAGCGGAGCATTCAGATTGTCTAACTCATTAATGCAAACATCACCAACTTCTTCTCTGACCTTTGATAGAAGACCACCTATTTTGGCCTCCAAAGTTTGCTCCTCATTACAACCCGGTTGAGTTTCTAACTTTCCTTTATTGTAGGAGTCAATCAATTCGTCACAGTTTGCGTATGCAGTCTCAACCAtatcttcctttttttgcttcaattCATCTGCCGGTGTAACATCACTAATACCGATAGAGAAACCTCTATTACCCAGATACCTGGCACAAAGTTTAGCCATTCTATTCATTGCATTTGCAGCTTCTTGAGGGCCATAGTCTCTTAATATTGTATAGAAGACggaatgtttttttccatcaCCTAAAAC
It encodes the following:
- a CDS encoding putative cystathionine beta-lyase (similar to Saccharomyces cerevisiae YHR112C; ancestral locus Anc_5.423) → MVELATVLIHGDDKDNRVTDVAPPINVSTTFRYDDNDLIPWNERESFDFLDKTPVYSRLAHPNSTRLESVFSEILTGHAVVYSSGLAAFFAAMVHYNPKRVFLSQCYHGCRSIVKILSRNYGVESYSLEDIDARACRGDIVHLESPMNPFGTSLDIKKFVESAHSRGALVIIDSTFAPPPLQDAWEFGPDVVMHSATKYFGGHSDLLSGVLVVKDDQIAKQLREDRIYLGTNIPNLESFLLLRSLRTYEMRVIKQSSNATEIVAYLYKNKHFYGKVLKNITHSSLQTEDFVKRQLKGGFCPVFSISLNSKEQCQKLPRLLKYFHHATSLGGIESLVEWRAMTDPQIDQTLIRVSIGCENAKDLIKDLSDALLTLQKESE
- the APE4 gene encoding aspartyl aminopeptidase (similar to Saccharomyces cerevisiae YHR113W; ancestral locus Anc_5.424); its protein translation is MARLLLRKISTMEPIASSSAIDFPQEFVKFLNEAHSPYHTVHVMKRQLLENGFKELQESKTWARSLHADGKYFVTRNNSSIIAFSVGGKFSPGNPIAIIGGHTDSPTLRVKPISKRTNEKYSQVGVECYGGGIWHSWFDSDLSVAGRVFVKTADGGSEAKLVDLKRPLLKIPTLAIHLDREVNQKFEFNKETQLLPVSGMADLDLSDKKKAVDDEPFSSLKSIVQRHNEDFLDLIAQKLDLKSVSEIEDFELILYDFAASTLGGVRDEFVFSGRLDNLTSCFTGLHGLLLSSDESLAAETGIRLLACFDHEEVGSSSAQGADSNFLPNIIERLSSAVSYTTTDDKLKGKNFLLETYAKSFFLSSDVAHAVHPNYAGKHESQHKPVIGAGPVIKINANQRYMTNSPGLVLLKKVADSANVPLQLFVAANNSPCGSTIGPILASKTGIRTLDIGNPILSMHSIRETGGSADLKYQIDLFKEFLKQYSVLSEKINV
- the ESC2 gene encoding Esc2p (similar to Saccharomyces cerevisiae ESC2 (YDR363W); ancestral locus Anc_5.425); protein product: MDSEEGEDDFFISAATIEDDIYLQDTVYIESKSPVKIREISENRVGQVSKPERAESDNEKSSTSDEESLCESNIQIVDPPQDIKTATISPRKRQSRRRGPRGRQFRSDSDSDKSYRSENSQSPEPRPKRQKSSSTVASLLEPDENEEFFNEIAKETTARSFETRKINSEQLKRIYNIRFLSKLDGTINKTVQVKVLGKYELSSILPTVLERLVKKFEIPDVMRNIYAAENVSLYWNNAKLLKFMTCNSLGVAQTVKDEISNIDILMVPKEYESKFEEDIRIQLLKEEAEAAKEALRRKNNHEISTSNFKDQLTGDIDEFERELKNSEDIKNSHLFSNQDIEVECINLDSDDHDELIKVALVGDDNKKLYVNVRTSTYICKIVEYYKEHKDVPENAVIKLVFDHEELDQSQTVGQQDLEDEDMIEVVVI
- the RPO31 gene encoding DNA-directed RNA polymerase III core subunit RPO31 (similar to Saccharomyces cerevisiae RPO31 (YOR116C); ancestral locus Anc_5.426), producing the protein MREVVVSTTPKKISGLEFSALSAADIVAQSEVEISTRDLFDLENGRAPKKGGALDPRMGVSSSSLTCETCQGNLASCNGHFGHIKLALPVFHVGFFKSTIQILQGVCKSCSAILLSDEDRRNFLSELRRPGADNLRRMGTLKRILDQCKKQRRCLKCGALNGVVKKAAAGSGSASLKIIHDTFRWVGKKSVPEKDKWVGDWQEVLSHNPELERYVKRCMDDLNPLKVLNLFKQIAPEDCELLGIDSSIKSGRPETYIWRYLPAPPVCIRPSVMMQDSPASNEDDLTVKLTEIVWTSSLIKTGLEKGISINNMMEHWDYLQLSVAMYINSDSVNPAMLPGASNGGSKVKPIRGFCQRLKGKQGRFRGNLSGKRVDFSGRTVISPDPNLSIDEVAVPDRVAKVLTFPERVTRYNRSKLQQLIINGPNEHPGANYLLKKDEDARRNLRYGDRVKLAKYLKIGDVVERHLEDGDVVLFNRQPSLHRLSILSHYAKIRPWRTFRLNECVCTPYNADFDGDEMNLHVPQTEEARAEAINLMGVKNNLLTPKSGEPIIAATQDFITGSYLISHKDSFFDRGTLTQLLSMMSDGNMQFDVPPPAIMKPYYLWTGKQVFSLLIKPNKQSPVVINLDAKNKVFIPPKDKSLPSEMSQNDGFVLIRGSEILSGVMDKSVLGDGKKHSVFYTILRDYGPQEAANAMNRMAKLCARYLGNRGFSIGISDVTPADELKQKKEDMVETAYANCDELIDSYNKGKLETQPGCNEEQTLEAKIGGLLSKVREEVGDVCINELDNLNAPLIMATCGSKGSTLNVSQMVAVVGQQIISGNRVPDGFQDRSLPHFPKNSKTPQSKGFVRNSFFSGLSPPEFLFHAISGREGLVDTAVKTAETGYMSRRLMKSLEDLSCQYDNTVRTSSNGIVQFTYGGDGLDPMEMEGNAQPVNFNKTWDHATNITFNNTDRGLLPYQIIENTNRILAPLENKLVRYDNVGMLVSKKDEGLEEYIDQNDAERNFYHSLKTYITAKAHALAAVRKVRGLKALLDEPGAEFDSVDLDEGAPIEVRYSVDQLCKITNAALKEFLRIALLKYLRARVEPGTAVGAIGAQSIGEPGTQMTLKTFHFAGVASMNVTLGVPRIKEIINASKVISTPIINAVLVNDNDERAARVVKGRIEKTLLSDVAFYIQDVYNDNLSFLQVRIDLTTIEKLQLELTIEEIAVAITKAPKLKILSSDVSILGKDKIAINVFPEGYKAKSISTSAKEPTENDVFYRMQQLRRSLPDIVVKGLPDISRAVINVRDDSKRELLVEGYGLREVMSTDGVIGTKTVTNHVLEVFSVLGIEAARASITGEINYTMSNHGMSVDPRHIQLLGDVMTYKGEVLGITRFGLSKMRDSVLQLASFEKTTDHLFDAAFYMKKDAVEGVSECIILGQTMSIGTGAFKIVKGTNLLEDDLKPKPTLFDKLATESAGTALKIN